One Halobacterium zhouii genomic region harbors:
- the trmY gene encoding tRNA (pseudouridine(54)-N(1))-methyltransferase TrmY, which produces MRQFVVLGHDAPTDSDFSLDDLAGSAGRLDVLCRCVSSALFLSHGIREGVQVHLVLGDEVTVRVDAAELQYMSPDERNIAGLLKKALEAKDRAIGHREVESTPGIHVSTRGFEPVLDSLDGTVVELHEDGTPLADLEPPEDPVFVLSDHENFTDEEATLLAERSDQRVRVGPEVLHADHTVTVAHNYLDTDGFTDY; this is translated from the coding sequence ATGCGCCAGTTCGTCGTCCTCGGCCACGACGCGCCGACGGACTCCGACTTCTCGCTCGACGACCTCGCGGGCAGCGCGGGCCGCCTCGACGTGCTCTGCCGGTGCGTGAGTTCCGCGCTGTTCCTCTCGCACGGCATCCGAGAAGGCGTCCAGGTCCACCTCGTGCTCGGCGACGAGGTGACCGTTCGCGTCGACGCCGCGGAACTACAGTACATGAGTCCCGACGAGCGTAACATCGCGGGACTCCTGAAGAAGGCCCTGGAGGCAAAAGACCGCGCCATCGGCCACCGCGAAGTCGAATCCACGCCCGGCATCCACGTCTCGACGCGCGGATTCGAACCCGTCCTCGACTCCCTCGACGGGACGGTCGTCGAACTCCACGAGGACGGCACGCCGCTCGCGGACCTCGAACCCCCCGAGGACCCGGTGTTCGTGCTCTCGGACCACGAGAACTTCACCGACGAGGAGGCCACGCTGCTCGCCGAGCGGAGCGACCAGCGCGTGCGCGTCGGCCCCGAGGTGCTACACGCCGACCACACCGTCACCGTCGCGCACAACTACCTCGACACCGACGGGTTCACCGACTACTGA
- a CDS encoding tRNA pseudouridine(54/55) synthase Pus10 produces the protein MTIIEDARRVLAENPVCDACLGRCFAERSFGLSNAERGRSLRVAVALEDDEPFEGVDTADCWVCEGASGRFEEFADLVVDALGDEHFDTYQVGTRAPPLVEENEAMLRDLAGLDPDAGEQFKSECNREVGKRVGQTTGAEVDFERPDVLAVLNVEAETVEVTTNSTFVYGRYRKLERGIPQTKWPCRECNGTGTIIDSPCPHCDGTGFLYPESVEQLSAPPVVEAMGGESATFHGAGREDIDALMLGTGRPFVIEVERPEERNPDVESLQDAINEYAEGKVEVEGLRLATHEMVERVKELDARKRYRAQVEFEAPVSDDDLQAAIAELDGATIEQETPQRVSHRRAELVRTRQVYDIAAGGEDGVATEREDDAHATVEIEGEGGLYIKELVSSDEGRTEPSLAGLLGVGANVTALDVVTVEGEDEEFEDEAFFR, from the coding sequence ATGACCATCATCGAGGACGCGCGCCGGGTGCTGGCGGAGAATCCGGTGTGTGACGCCTGTCTCGGGCGCTGTTTCGCGGAGCGGAGCTTCGGGCTGTCGAACGCGGAGCGCGGGCGCTCCCTGCGGGTCGCGGTCGCACTGGAGGACGACGAACCGTTCGAGGGCGTGGACACCGCGGACTGCTGGGTGTGCGAGGGAGCGTCGGGGCGCTTCGAGGAGTTCGCGGACCTGGTCGTGGACGCGCTGGGCGACGAGCACTTCGACACGTACCAAGTAGGGACGCGAGCACCACCACTCGTCGAGGAGAACGAGGCGATGCTCCGGGACCTCGCCGGACTCGACCCCGATGCTGGCGAGCAGTTCAAGTCCGAGTGCAACCGCGAGGTGGGCAAGCGCGTGGGGCAGACGACGGGCGCGGAGGTGGACTTCGAGCGCCCGGACGTGCTCGCAGTGCTGAACGTGGAGGCGGAGACCGTCGAGGTGACGACGAACTCGACGTTCGTCTACGGGCGCTACCGCAAACTCGAGCGCGGGATTCCCCAGACGAAGTGGCCGTGCAGGGAGTGCAACGGCACCGGCACCATCATCGATTCGCCGTGCCCGCACTGCGACGGCACGGGATTTCTCTACCCGGAGAGCGTCGAGCAGTTGAGCGCGCCGCCGGTGGTCGAGGCGATGGGCGGGGAGAGCGCGACGTTCCACGGCGCGGGCCGCGAGGACATCGACGCGCTGATGCTCGGGACTGGACGCCCGTTCGTCATCGAGGTCGAGCGCCCCGAGGAGCGTAATCCGGACGTCGAGTCGCTGCAGGACGCCATCAACGAGTACGCCGAGGGGAAAGTCGAGGTGGAGGGACTGCGCCTCGCGACCCACGAGATGGTCGAGCGCGTGAAGGAACTCGACGCCCGGAAGCGCTACCGCGCGCAGGTGGAGTTCGAAGCGCCCGTGAGCGACGACGACCTGCAGGCCGCAATCGCGGAACTCGACGGCGCGACCATCGAGCAGGAGACGCCCCAGCGCGTGAGCCACCGGCGCGCCGAACTGGTGCGCACACGGCAGGTGTACGACATCGCGGCGGGCGGCGAAGACGGCGTTGCGACCGAACGCGAGGACGACGCGCACGCCACCGTCGAGATCGAGGGCGAGGGCGGCCTCTACATCAAGGAACTCGTCTCCAGCGACGAGGGGCGCACGGAACCGAGTCTCGCGGGGCTGCTCGGCGTCGGCGCGAACGTCACTGCCCTCGACGTCGTGACCGTGGAGGGCGAGGACGAGGAATTCGAGGACGAGGCGTTCTTTAGATAA
- the rnhB gene encoding ribonuclease HII: MMRFGVDEAGKGPVLGSMFAAAVVADPADLPDGVADSKRLTSGRREDLDARIRDVCEVGVAEIPVARIDDPETDMNTLTVEAQATALSQIECDDLTGYVDAGDVDEARFGRRVADGVDSNVDVTAEHGADDEYALVAAASIVAKVARDAHVADLAADHGDVGSGYPSDPTTRDFLRGYVREHGGLPDCARESWQTCTDVLAAAEQSGLSEF; encoded by the coding sequence ATAATGCGTTTCGGCGTCGACGAGGCCGGGAAGGGGCCGGTGCTCGGCTCGATGTTCGCGGCGGCGGTGGTCGCGGACCCCGCCGACCTCCCGGACGGCGTCGCGGACTCGAAGCGCCTGACTTCCGGGCGCCGCGAGGACCTCGACGCCCGGATCCGGGACGTCTGTGAGGTCGGTGTCGCCGAAATTCCGGTCGCACGCATCGACGACCCGGAGACGGACATGAACACACTCACCGTCGAGGCGCAGGCGACGGCGCTCTCGCAAATCGAGTGCGACGACCTCACGGGCTACGTCGACGCCGGGGACGTGGACGAAGCGCGGTTCGGCCGCCGCGTCGCGGACGGCGTCGATTCGAACGTGGATGTGACCGCCGAGCACGGCGCAGACGACGAGTACGCGCTCGTCGCCGCCGCGAGCATCGTGGCGAAGGTCGCTCGGGACGCGCACGTCGCGGACCTCGCGGCCGACCACGGCGATGTCGGCTCCGGCTACCCGAGCGACCCCACAACCCGCGACTTCCTCCGGGGGTACGTCCGCGAGCACGGGGGCCTCCCGGACTGCGCTCGCGAGTCCTGGCAGACGTGCACGGACGTACTCGCTGCCGCCGAGCAGTCCGGTCTGAGCGAGTTCTGA
- the nucS gene encoding endonuclease NucS: protein MVVDRLDAPNPEEFVETAKAAFRDGAVLTVEAHCEVEYEGRTSGYLASGDRLLVAKPDGTFLVHQPTGHKPVNWMPGGGTVSARESEGDAVLLARRTNPSERVEARIEEVHGCTRFDAEDGATYEESGTEAEMHEYIEANPGVLEDDLRIVEHERETKYGFVDFYAVDDDGVPVVVEVKRIQATLNHFDQLQRYVDLYDQTNDSVRGMLVAPSASERVQRALRDNGLEFVELAEFGLDAKGAQEAKLTDF, encoded by the coding sequence ATGGTCGTGGATCGACTCGACGCGCCGAACCCCGAGGAGTTCGTCGAGACGGCGAAGGCGGCGTTCCGGGACGGCGCGGTGCTGACGGTGGAGGCACACTGCGAGGTGGAGTACGAGGGGCGGACGAGTGGCTATCTCGCGTCGGGTGACCGCCTGCTCGTGGCGAAACCGGACGGCACCTTCCTCGTGCATCAGCCGACGGGCCACAAGCCCGTGAACTGGATGCCCGGGGGCGGGACGGTGTCCGCGCGGGAGAGCGAGGGCGACGCCGTGTTGCTGGCGCGGCGGACGAACCCGAGCGAGCGCGTGGAGGCGCGCATCGAGGAGGTCCACGGCTGTACGCGCTTCGACGCGGAGGACGGCGCGACCTACGAGGAGTCGGGGACGGAGGCCGAGATGCACGAGTACATCGAGGCGAACCCCGGCGTTCTAGAGGACGACCTGCGCATCGTGGAGCACGAGCGCGAGACGAAGTACGGGTTCGTGGACTTCTACGCGGTGGACGACGACGGCGTCCCGGTGGTCGTGGAGGTCAAGCGCATCCAGGCGACGCTGAACCACTTCGACCAGTTGCAGCGGTACGTCGATCTCTACGACCAGACGAACGATTCAGTCAGAGGGATGCTCGTCGCGCCGTCGGCGTCCGAGCGCGTGCAGCGCGCGCTCCGCGACAACGGCCTGGAGTTCGTGGAACTCGCGGAGTTCGGTCTGGACGCGAAGGGCGCACAGGAAGCGAAACTCACCGACTTCTAG
- a CDS encoding methylated-DNA--[protein]-cysteine S-methyltransferase, whose amino-acid sequence MRATVCGHDFDVDLDYVDASEERVREQLCEYEDGERDAFDLEVRYPDGFLGDVMAAMSEIPAGETRTYGDLAASIDTAAVAVGNACGKNPVSVVVPCHRVVAADGLGGYSAAGGLDAKRALLEREDARL is encoded by the coding sequence GTGCGAGCCACCGTCTGCGGCCACGACTTCGACGTCGATCTCGACTACGTGGACGCCAGCGAGGAGCGGGTCCGCGAGCAGTTATGCGAGTACGAGGACGGCGAGCGCGACGCCTTCGACCTCGAGGTCCGCTACCCCGATGGGTTCCTCGGAGACGTGATGGCCGCGATGAGTGAGATTCCGGCGGGCGAGACGCGAACGTACGGCGACCTCGCGGCGAGCATCGATACCGCCGCCGTCGCCGTCGGGAACGCCTGCGGAAAGAACCCTGTGTCCGTCGTCGTCCCCTGTCACCGCGTCGTCGCCGCGGACGGACTGGGTGGCTACTCCGCAGCGGGCGGCCTCGACGCGAAGCGCGCGCTCCTCGAACGCGAAGACGCTCGGCTGTAA
- a CDS encoding preprotein translocase subunit SecD produces MSRFRENWRVGLLVLLLIGSGVALFAPGLGDASATQAGTASKPTNLDYGLELSGGVRLRATATGVTAEGVDVTQQNEQTIEQNLSQALGLDAEAVQARVQQDAVEVYANNSTAAVENALTDLGYSPSTVRRGVTETTRQTIISTIQSKIDATGFSGANVYQTTTQTGARTHYIVVEVPGQNASQVKSLITGRGEVELWAYYPKNGTQTNATVLQSEDLQEVSPPQTNQRGRPIVPVVLTSDAAQEFANDLQQYGFTSGQGVSNCQFQTTGNEPDYCLLTVLDDEVVYSASMGPGLANSIESGDFVKRPSFYITANSMSEARQLQVNLRAGSLPASLEFQNSYYVAPSFADRYKPLSLVTGIVAALAMAGVVFLRYGKPEVAIPMVFTALSEVVILLGFAAISGLALDLSHIAGFIAVIGTGVDDLVIIADEVMTEQVNSARVFQSRFRKALWVIGAAAATTIIAMGPLAVLSLGDLRGFAIITILGVLIGVLITRPAYGDILRRLLTDNR; encoded by the coding sequence ATGAGCCGATTCCGAGAGAACTGGCGCGTCGGCCTGCTCGTCCTCCTCCTCATCGGCAGCGGCGTCGCGCTGTTCGCGCCGGGACTCGGTGACGCCAGCGCCACCCAGGCCGGCACCGCGAGCAAGCCCACGAACCTCGACTACGGACTCGAGCTCTCCGGCGGCGTGCGCCTGCGAGCGACCGCCACCGGCGTTACCGCCGAGGGCGTCGACGTCACCCAGCAGAACGAACAGACCATCGAGCAGAACCTCTCACAGGCGCTCGGCCTCGACGCCGAGGCCGTCCAGGCGCGCGTCCAGCAGGACGCCGTCGAGGTGTACGCGAACAACTCCACCGCAGCCGTCGAGAACGCGCTCACGGACCTCGGCTACTCCCCGAGCACCGTCCGCCGTGGCGTCACCGAGACGACCCGGCAGACGATCATCTCGACAATCCAGAGCAAGATCGACGCCACCGGCTTCTCCGGCGCGAACGTCTACCAGACCACGACCCAGACCGGCGCCCGAACGCACTACATCGTCGTAGAGGTGCCCGGACAGAACGCCTCGCAGGTGAAATCCCTCATCACGGGACGCGGCGAGGTCGAGCTGTGGGCGTACTACCCGAAGAACGGCACCCAGACGAACGCGACTGTGCTCCAGAGCGAGGACCTACAGGAGGTCAGCCCGCCCCAGACCAACCAGCGAGGCCGACCCATCGTTCCGGTCGTGCTCACGTCTGACGCCGCCCAGGAGTTCGCGAACGACCTCCAGCAGTACGGGTTCACGTCCGGTCAGGGCGTCTCGAACTGCCAGTTCCAGACGACGGGCAACGAACCCGACTACTGCCTGCTCACCGTGCTCGACGACGAAGTGGTGTACTCCGCGAGCATGGGGCCGGGGCTCGCCAACAGCATCGAGAGCGGTGACTTCGTGAAGCGGCCGAGCTTCTACATCACCGCGAACTCCATGAGCGAGGCGCGCCAGCTCCAGGTCAACCTGCGCGCCGGGTCGCTCCCGGCGAGCCTGGAGTTCCAGAACTCCTACTACGTCGCGCCGAGCTTCGCGGACCGCTACAAGCCTCTCTCCCTGGTCACCGGCATCGTCGCCGCCCTCGCCATGGCGGGCGTCGTCTTCCTCCGGTACGGCAAACCCGAGGTCGCCATCCCGATGGTGTTCACGGCGCTCTCGGAGGTCGTCATCTTGCTCGGATTTGCAGCCATCTCCGGACTCGCTCTCGACCTCTCGCACATCGCCGGATTCATCGCCGTCATCGGGACGGGGGTCGACGACCTCGTCATCATCGCCGACGAAGTGATGACCGAGCAGGTGAACTCCGCGCGCGTCTTCCAGAGTCGCTTCCGGAAGGCGCTGTGGGTCATCGGCGCGGCCGCCGCGACCACCATCATCGCGATGGGGCCACTCGCCGTGCTCAGTCTCGGCGACCTCCGCGGATTCGCCATCATCACCATCCTCGGCGTGCTCATCGGCGTGCTCATCACCCGGCCCGCCTACGGTGACATCCTCCGCCGCCTGCTGACGGACAACCGCTAG
- the secF gene encoding protein translocase subunit SecF: MPSFEVPNVDLSQYTMREMMAPPMAVLVLALAVLGAWVAFTGSPVALGIQFTGGTELVVETSASQAEIAETFSQYDPSVRPIGTADQYLVTFQSTNQDAIRQQAVQAGYSIEQLQSSSATFGQSTQRLALIGVLAAFVGMSIVVFLLFRTAVPSLGVVISAFSDIVVPVALMDLLGIKLSLGTVAALLMLIGYSVDSDILLTNHVLRRSGGFWESVHRAMRTGVTMTVTSIVVMGVMATVAYIFGIQLLSDIGLVLVFGLATDLMNTYMFNVNLLRWYKFEGVSR; the protein is encoded by the coding sequence ATGCCCAGTTTCGAGGTCCCCAACGTCGACCTCAGCCAGTACACCATGCGGGAGATGATGGCTCCCCCGATGGCCGTACTGGTCCTCGCGCTCGCCGTGCTCGGCGCGTGGGTCGCGTTCACGGGGTCGCCGGTTGCGCTCGGTATCCAGTTCACCGGCGGAACCGAACTCGTCGTCGAGACGTCCGCGTCACAGGCCGAGATCGCCGAAACCTTCTCCCAGTACGACCCCTCGGTCCGACCCATCGGCACCGCCGACCAGTATCTCGTGACGTTCCAGTCCACCAACCAGGACGCGATCCGCCAGCAGGCCGTCCAGGCCGGCTACTCGATCGAACAACTCCAGTCGTCGTCAGCGACGTTCGGCCAGTCCACGCAGCGCCTCGCGCTGATCGGCGTGCTCGCCGCGTTCGTCGGTATGAGCATCGTCGTCTTCCTGCTGTTCCGGACCGCCGTGCCGAGTCTCGGCGTCGTCATCTCCGCGTTCAGCGACATCGTCGTACCTGTCGCGCTGATGGATCTCCTCGGCATCAAACTCTCACTCGGCACCGTCGCCGCGCTCCTGATGCTCATCGGTTACAGCGTCGACTCCGACATCCTCCTCACGAACCACGTGCTCCGGCGCTCCGGTGGCTTCTGGGAGAGCGTCCACCGGGCGATGCGGACCGGCGTGACGATGACCGTCACCTCCATCGTCGTGATGGGGGTGATGGCCACCGTCGCGTACATCTTCGGCATCCAGTTGCTCTCTGACATCGGCCTCGTGCTGGTGTTCGGCCTCGCGACCGACCTGATGAACACCTACATGTTCAACGTGAACCTGCTCCGCTGGTACAAGTTCGAGGGGGTGAGCCGATGA
- a CDS encoding metal-dependent hydrolase yields MMATTHALMGLALSAVVTLVAPEYTPVAAASGLAGGAFPDLDLYTGHRRTLHFPVYFTIAAVAAAGVAVLAPGAWTVGAAVFLTAAGLHSASDALGGGLELKPWRATSEQAVYSHFHGRWIRPRRWVRYDGAPEDLALATAVGVPASLAYGPRIQGIVAGALVVSAGYVLVRKRLPTLAAWLLGTLPDDVRRRIPERFVP; encoded by the coding sequence ATGATGGCGACCACACACGCGTTGATGGGACTTGCCCTCTCCGCGGTCGTCACGCTCGTCGCCCCCGAGTACACGCCGGTCGCGGCCGCCTCGGGGCTCGCCGGTGGCGCGTTCCCCGACCTCGACCTGTACACGGGCCACCGGCGCACGCTGCACTTCCCCGTCTACTTCACCATCGCCGCGGTCGCCGCGGCCGGCGTCGCCGTGCTCGCGCCCGGAGCGTGGACCGTCGGCGCCGCCGTCTTCCTCACCGCCGCAGGACTCCACTCCGCGAGCGACGCACTCGGCGGCGGTCTCGAACTGAAGCCGTGGCGTGCGACGAGCGAACAGGCCGTCTACAGCCACTTCCACGGGCGCTGGATCCGCCCGCGCCGCTGGGTCCGCTACGACGGTGCGCCCGAGGACCTCGCGCTCGCCACCGCCGTCGGCGTCCCCGCGTCGCTCGCGTACGGCCCACGAATCCAGGGAATCGTCGCCGGCGCACTCGTGGTCTCAGCAGGCTACGTGCTCGTTCGGAAACGCCTCCCCACGCTCGCAGCGTGGCTGCTCGGCACGCTCCCCGACGACGTACGGCGCCGCATCCCCGAGCGGTTCGTTCCGTAA
- the fer gene encoding ferredoxin Fer: MSSPFEVLGVEPDADEATIVRAYRRRVKETHPDQGGSAREFQAVKEAYERIRAGDVDSEPAADDDKPAARRAESAGGGSRDSTSGGAQDSTENRENADRSDTPASGPDADRDAATTSRVEFVNHAVLDDHGWALDDEDLFEKAADADLAPEDHGAFEVEPGESLLEAAERHGFAWPFSCRGGACANCAVLLREGELSQPADHILPEELIEENIRLSCNGEPLTDELQVVYNVKHLPRLESLRLPPGPFEFSRTD, translated from the coding sequence GTGTCGTCCCCGTTCGAGGTGCTCGGCGTCGAACCGGACGCCGACGAAGCGACCATCGTCCGAGCGTACCGGCGACGAGTGAAGGAAACCCACCCCGACCAGGGCGGGTCCGCTCGCGAGTTCCAGGCCGTCAAGGAGGCCTACGAGCGCATCCGGGCCGGCGACGTGGACTCCGAACCCGCCGCTGACGACGACAAGCCGGCCGCCCGGCGGGCCGAGTCGGCCGGCGGTGGTTCACGGGACTCGACCAGCGGTGGCGCACAAGATTCGACCGAAAACCGCGAGAATGCGGACCGCTCCGACACCCCGGCGAGCGGCCCCGACGCCGACCGCGACGCGGCGACCACGTCCCGCGTCGAGTTCGTCAACCACGCGGTGCTCGACGACCACGGCTGGGCGCTCGACGACGAGGACCTCTTCGAGAAGGCCGCGGACGCCGATCTCGCGCCCGAGGACCACGGCGCGTTCGAGGTCGAACCCGGGGAGTCCCTCCTCGAGGCCGCCGAACGCCACGGCTTCGCGTGGCCGTTCTCCTGTCGCGGCGGCGCGTGCGCGAACTGCGCGGTCTTGCTCCGCGAGGGCGAACTCTCCCAACCAGCCGACCACATCCTCCCGGAAGAACTCATAGAGGAGAACATCCGCCTGTCCTGTAACGGCGAACCGCTCACCGACGAATTGCAGGTGGTCTACAACGTCAAACACCTGCCGCGTCTCGAGAGTCTGCGCCTCCCGCCCGGGCCGTTCGAGTTCTCGCGTACGGACTGA
- a CDS encoding DUF5812 family protein, translating to MTDEKTSTFFVTHAEEESAMLSDVQDSQVHTLSENPGVDAGDVLEATVAPDPPMGVTYSVVDVEERKTIPVEESEEPPTTQTEDMAADLAEGDIETTERAGEGEVHVIAVPQDGVEDAVADVREDEQTVSRAARLGVNRVEIRSGEDFLSVRYLP from the coding sequence ATGACCGACGAGAAGACGAGTACGTTCTTCGTCACGCACGCAGAGGAGGAGTCCGCGATGCTCTCGGACGTGCAGGATTCCCAGGTGCACACGCTCTCGGAGAACCCCGGTGTGGACGCGGGCGACGTGCTGGAGGCGACGGTCGCTCCGGACCCGCCGATGGGCGTGACGTACAGCGTCGTGGACGTCGAGGAGCGGAAGACGATTCCCGTGGAGGAAAGCGAGGAGCCCCCCACAACTCAGACCGAGGACATGGCCGCCGACCTCGCGGAGGGGGACATCGAGACGACCGAGCGCGCGGGCGAGGGCGAGGTGCACGTGATCGCGGTCCCCCAGGACGGTGTCGAGGACGCGGTCGCGGACGTTCGCGAGGACGAGCAGACCGTCTCGCGGGCGGCGCGCCTCGGTGTGAATCGCGTGGAGATCCGCTCGGGCGAGGACTTCCTGAGCGTTCGCTACCTGCCGTAG
- a CDS encoding glucose-6-phosphate isomerase, whose protein sequence is MYVDLGNALAEAATPGVPEDALERLDDRVADAHDRIARGMDTEEFGYAALNLPETADADAVREAVEPFADSDVLLNVGIGGSALGAATLVDALDSELDAYFLDNVDPEHVTRLLESVDLENVAVNVVSRSGTTAETIANFLVVREAMDDAGVDWTERTFVTTGPEGNLRELAAEHDLPALDVPEGVPGRFSALSTVGLPAAALAGHDVDEILAGAREGMESLSSSLYDCPAYAYGATAYALDVRGAGVNAMMPYAESLETFAEWFAQLWAESLGKDGLGQTPARALGATDQHSQLQLYRAGPRDKMVTLVGVDEREDRAIPETDLAGIDYLAGGSLGELLDAEFAATEASLAASGVPNVRVQLDAVDERSLGRLLYDMEAACVLAGELYDVETFTQPAVEWGKEAARGLLRGEEALDEKTELVVE, encoded by the coding sequence ATGTACGTAGACCTGGGGAACGCGCTCGCCGAGGCGGCGACCCCCGGCGTCCCCGAGGACGCCCTGGAACGCCTCGACGACCGCGTCGCGGACGCCCACGACCGGATCGCTCGCGGGATGGACACGGAGGAGTTCGGCTACGCGGCGCTGAATCTGCCGGAGACCGCCGACGCAGACGCGGTCCGCGAGGCGGTCGAGCCGTTCGCGGACAGCGACGTCCTGTTGAACGTCGGCATCGGCGGGAGCGCGCTCGGCGCGGCGACACTCGTGGACGCGCTCGACTCGGAGCTGGACGCGTACTTCCTGGACAACGTCGACCCCGAGCACGTCACGCGACTGCTCGAGTCCGTCGACCTCGAAAACGTCGCGGTGAACGTGGTGTCGCGCTCGGGGACGACCGCGGAAACCATCGCGAACTTCCTGGTGGTGCGCGAGGCGATGGACGACGCGGGCGTGGACTGGACCGAGCGCACGTTCGTCACTACCGGGCCGGAGGGGAACCTCCGCGAGTTGGCCGCAGAACACGACCTCCCGGCGCTCGACGTGCCCGAGGGCGTCCCCGGGCGGTTCTCCGCGCTGTCGACGGTCGGCCTCCCCGCCGCGGCGCTCGCCGGCCACGACGTCGACGAAATTCTCGCGGGCGCACGCGAGGGGATGGAATCGCTGTCCAGTTCCCTCTACGACTGCCCCGCGTACGCCTACGGCGCGACCGCGTACGCCCTCGACGTGCGCGGCGCGGGCGTGAACGCGATGATGCCGTACGCCGAGTCCCTGGAGACGTTCGCGGAGTGGTTCGCCCAGCTGTGGGCCGAGAGTCTCGGGAAGGACGGCCTCGGGCAGACGCCCGCGCGGGCGCTCGGCGCGACCGACCAGCACAGCCAGCTCCAGCTCTACCGGGCCGGCCCGCGGGACAAGATGGTCACGCTCGTCGGCGTCGACGAGCGCGAGGACCGCGCGATTCCGGAGACCGACCTGGCGGGCATCGACTATCTCGCGGGCGGCAGCCTCGGGGAACTGCTCGACGCGGAGTTCGCGGCAACGGAGGCGAGTCTCGCGGCGTCAGGCGTCCCGAACGTCCGCGTCCAACTCGACGCTGTCGACGAGCGCTCGCTCGGCCGCCTGCTGTACGACATGGAGGCCGCCTGCGTGCTCGCGGGTGAACTCTACGACGTTGAGACGTTCACCCAGCCGGCAGTCGAGTGGGGGAAAGAAGCGGCTCGCGGCCTGCTGCGCGGCGAGGAGGCACTCGACGAGAAGACCGAACTGGTCGTGGAGTAA
- a CDS encoding CPBP family intramembrane glutamic endopeptidase yields the protein MDGQDAQTATNRRAQTVDGDRYPQTVGFVVAGVGLAATLLEWTPVSAPVTWLTSGWAALALVAFALGRYGVGPAWLDYVAGVGAAGLALTASAAIVGLRGALPYGPPVALLAGIVGIGVAVAAANGQGREALLGREQRSVTAVAVSAVALVFGSLLASVVLGVVPDDPVVAIPVQTAVSSVGYALAGFAFVRSFDGGVDASVPDRRDVVVAAVGVVAIFALHVAMVGVVQAFSLPKTTHGLVETARTHPGILPPLVVLSFLAIAPAEELLARNGVQKYLYGAFSRYGAVVVGCLVFTGVHLLAYAGGATPGAVLVTLARLFVVSLVLGVVYERTDDLFAPVVVHGAYDGVQFALAYLAFS from the coding sequence ATGGACGGGCAGGACGCGCAGACCGCTACTAACCGACGCGCCCAGACTGTCGACGGCGACCGATACCCGCAGACCGTCGGCTTCGTCGTCGCCGGCGTCGGCCTCGCCGCCACGCTACTCGAATGGACGCCGGTGAGCGCGCCGGTCACCTGGCTCACCAGCGGGTGGGCGGCGCTCGCGCTGGTCGCGTTCGCACTGGGCCGGTACGGCGTCGGCCCGGCGTGGCTCGACTACGTCGCCGGCGTCGGCGCCGCCGGCCTCGCGCTCACCGCGTCCGCGGCGATTGTCGGTCTCCGCGGCGCGCTCCCGTACGGACCACCTGTCGCGCTCCTCGCGGGCATCGTCGGTATCGGCGTCGCCGTCGCCGCCGCGAACGGACAGGGCCGCGAGGCGCTCCTGGGTCGCGAGCAGCGAAGCGTCACCGCGGTTGCGGTGTCCGCCGTGGCGCTCGTGTTCGGGTCGCTGCTCGCGAGCGTCGTTCTCGGAGTCGTTCCCGACGACCCGGTGGTCGCCATCCCCGTACAGACAGCGGTGTCGAGTGTCGGCTACGCGCTCGCCGGGTTCGCATTCGTTCGCTCGTTCGACGGCGGCGTCGACGCGAGCGTTCCCGACCGGCGGGACGTCGTCGTCGCGGCCGTCGGCGTGGTCGCCATCTTCGCGTTACACGTCGCGATGGTGGGCGTCGTGCAGGCGTTCTCGCTCCCGAAGACCACCCACGGTCTCGTCGAGACGGCGCGAACCCACCCCGGGATTCTCCCGCCGCTCGTCGTGCTCTCGTTTCTCGCCATCGCGCCGGCAGAAGAACTGCTCGCCCGGAACGGCGTCCAGAAGTACCTCTACGGCGCGTTCTCCCGGTACGGCGCGGTGGTGGTCGGCTGTCTCGTGTTCACCGGCGTCCACCTGCTCGCGTACGCCGGCGGCGCGACGCCGGGCGCGGTGCTGGTGACGCTCGCGCGCCTGTTCGTCGTCTCACTCGTGCTCGGCGTCGTCTACGAGCGCACGGACGACCTGTTCGCGCCGGTAGTCGTCCACGGCGCCTACGACGGCGTGCAGTTCGCGCTCGCCTACCTCGCGTTCTCGTAG
- a CDS encoding ribbon-helix-helix protein, CopG family has translation MPRKLSVVCEDSLAAEVDELAQEYDIPKQEVLRQLIEQGLESVH, from the coding sequence ATGCCGCGGAAGTTATCCGTCGTCTGCGAGGACTCGCTGGCCGCGGAGGTGGACGAACTCGCACAAGAGTACGACATCCCGAAGCAGGAGGTCCTCCGACAACTCATCGAGCAGGGCCTCGAGAGCGTACACTAA